A part of Arthrobacter dokdonellae genomic DNA contains:
- a CDS encoding tRNA pseudouridine synthase A, with protein sequence MNHQKPAVPHVGGGGFRRVRLDLAYDGGPFSGWAIQPGRRTVQGAVEDSLAMLLRRPVRLTVAGRTDAGVHARGQVAHLDVTPQEWDGIRRGHDVEPADSFKRRLNGALGRVLGDLHGAVEVLSAAPAPEGFDARFSALWRRYSYRIADASTRRDPLRRAVTLWHRHDLDVDLMNQAARPLLGLQDFKAFAKPRVGSTTVRTLQRLDYDRGPDGVINVNVQADAFCHNMVRALTGAALRVGERREEPDWMHRRLLAGVRDAKSVLAAPHPLVLEEVHYPDDPFLLQRAILTRARRGSPAPL encoded by the coding sequence ATGAACCATCAGAAACCCGCCGTCCCCCATGTTGGGGGCGGCGGGTTTCGCCGTGTGCGCCTTGACCTGGCCTACGACGGCGGCCCGTTCAGCGGGTGGGCCATCCAGCCTGGGCGCCGCACCGTCCAGGGCGCGGTCGAGGACTCGTTGGCCATGCTCCTGCGGCGCCCGGTGCGCCTGACCGTGGCCGGGCGCACCGACGCGGGCGTGCACGCCCGCGGTCAGGTCGCCCACTTGGACGTTACGCCGCAGGAATGGGACGGGATCAGGCGCGGGCACGACGTCGAACCTGCGGACTCGTTCAAGCGCCGGCTCAACGGGGCTCTGGGCAGGGTGCTGGGGGACCTGCACGGGGCAGTGGAGGTCCTGTCGGCAGCGCCCGCGCCGGAGGGATTCGACGCGCGGTTTTCCGCCCTGTGGCGGCGCTACAGCTACCGGATCGCCGACGCGTCCACCCGGCGGGACCCCCTCCGGCGTGCGGTGACGCTCTGGCACAGGCACGACCTTGACGTGGACCTGATGAACCAGGCCGCACGGCCCCTGCTCGGGCTGCAGGACTTCAAGGCCTTCGCCAAGCCGCGCGTGGGGTCCACCACGGTCCGCACCCTGCAGCGGCTGGACTATGACCGCGGACCCGACGGTGTGATTAATGTCAACGTCCAGGCCGACGCCTTCTGCCACAACATGGTCCGTGCCCTGACCGGGGCGGCCCTGCGGGTGGGGGAGAGGCGTGAGGAGCCGGACTGGATGCACCGGCGCCTGCTGGCTGGCGTCAGGGACGCAAAGTCCGTCCTGGCGGCGCCGCACCCCCTGGTTTTGGAGGAAGTCCACTACCCTGACGATCCGTTTCTGCTGCAACGGGCCATCCTGACCCGGGCCCGGCGCGGGTCCCCGGCACCGCTTTGA
- the rplQ gene encoding 50S ribosomal protein L17, sunset domain variant translates to MPTPAKGPRLGGGAAHERLMLANLSAALFEHKRITTTLTKAKRLSPYAERLVTFAKRGDLSSRRRVLGLISDKGIVHELFTDIAKAVENRDGGYTRITKIGNRKGDNAPMAVIELVLEPVSAKQAVVKEATTAAVTAAPAEEAATPVEAAEAKYAGSHAATEDNEAPEGFEVKGNEDSMKFHVPGSRWYDATVAEVWFDSAESAAAAGFAPAGGEAAQEVEAE, encoded by the coding sequence GATGCTCGCGAACCTGTCCGCCGCCCTGTTTGAGCACAAGCGGATCACCACCACCCTGACCAAGGCCAAGCGCCTGAGCCCCTACGCCGAGCGGTTGGTCACTTTCGCCAAGCGTGGCGACCTGTCTTCACGCCGCCGCGTTCTCGGCCTGATCAGCGACAAGGGCATTGTCCACGAGCTGTTCACCGACATCGCCAAGGCTGTGGAAAACCGCGACGGCGGCTACACCCGCATCACGAAGATCGGCAACCGCAAGGGCGACAACGCCCCCATGGCCGTGATCGAACTGGTTCTGGAGCCGGTGAGCGCCAAGCAGGCCGTCGTGAAGGAAGCCACCACCGCTGCCGTCACGGCCGCCCCCGCCGAGGAAGCTGCCACCCCGGTTGAAGCTGCCGAAGCCAAGTACGCCGGCTCGCACGCGGCCACCGAGGACAACGAGGCCCCCGAGGGCTTCGAGGTCAAGGGCAACGAGGACTCCATGAAGTTCCACGTGCCTGGCTCGCGCTGGTACGACGCCACGGTGGCCGAGGTCTGGTTTGACTCTGCCGAGTCCGCCGCGGCTGCAGGCTTTGCACCCGCCGGCGGCGAGGCCGCCCAGGAAGTCGAAGCTGAGTAA
- the rplM gene encoding 50S ribosomal protein L13, whose product MRTYTPKPGDINRQWHIIDANDVVLGRLASQTATLLRGKHKPTFAPHMDMGDFVIIINAEKVALTGAKLEQKRAYRHSGYPGGLSSMNYAELLESNPVRAVEKAVSGMLPKNKLGAAQITKLKVYRGAEHPHAAQQPKTFEITQVAQ is encoded by the coding sequence GTGCGTACGTATACCCCGAAGCCCGGCGATATCAACCGTCAGTGGCACATCATTGATGCCAACGACGTTGTCTTGGGCCGTCTTGCCAGCCAGACCGCAACACTGCTGCGTGGAAAGCACAAGCCGACCTTCGCTCCCCACATGGACATGGGCGATTTCGTCATCATCATCAACGCCGAGAAGGTTGCCCTGACCGGCGCCAAGCTCGAGCAGAAGCGTGCCTACCGCCACTCCGGCTACCCGGGCGGCCTGTCAAGCATGAACTATGCAGAACTGCTCGAATCCAACCCGGTCCGCGCAGTGGAAAAGGCCGTTTCCGGCATGCTCCCGAAGAACAAGCTGGGCGCAGCCCAGATCACCAAGCTGAAGGTCTACCGCGGTGCAGAGCACCCGCACGCCGCCCAGCAGCCCAAGACGTTCGAAATCACCCAGGTCGCCCAGTAG